The DNA sequence GTCAACAACTGGACGCCAACCCTGGGCTGGAAGCCAAAACATTGTTCGAGGCATTACAGCGCCAGTATCCGGGCGAATTCGCCGACGGGCAGTTGCGGACACTACAGCGGCATATCAAACGCTGGCGCGCCACGGAAGGCCCAGGCAGGGAAGTGTTCTTCGCCCAGAGGCACGTGCCAGGCCGCCTGGGCCAGTCTGACTTCACATACATGAACGAACTCGGCATCACGATCGGCCGCCAGAGTTTCCCGCACATGCTCTATCACTTCGTGTTGACGTACTCGAACTGGGAGGACGTCACGTTGTGCTATTCCGAGAGCTTTGAGAGCTTGAGCGAGGGGTTGCAGAACGCCCTGTGGGCATTGGGTGCGGTGCCGCTGGAGCACCGGACCGACCGCCTGTCCACCGCCGTGAACAACATGAGCAACGACAAGGAGTTCACGACGCGCTACGAGGCGCTGTTGCGGCACTACCGGTTGGAAGGCCAGAAGATCCAGGCGGGCAAGGCAAACGAGAACGGCGACGTCGAGCAACGCCACCACCGCTTGAAACGGGCCGTCGAGCAGGCGCTGCTACTGCGCGGAAGTCACGACTTCGCCTCCGTGGAGGAGTATAAGGAATTCCTGCGTCTGCTTCTGGTGCGGCTGAATGCCGGCCGCCGTGAGCGGCTCGCCGCCGAGATGCAGTACCTGAGAGCATTGCCGGAGCGGCGGGTGGGCAGCGCGAAGCGAGTGAAGGTGAGGGTGGACTCCGGCAGCATCATCTATGTGGACCGCAATGCCTATTCGGTCAACAGCCGCCTGATCGGCGAACAGGTGGAAGCGCGTCTGAACGCGGAGAGCGTCGAGGTCTGGTATGGCGGCAACAAGGTGGAGGAGATGCCACGGTTGCGTGGCCGGGGCAAGCATCGTGTGGACTACCGGCACATCATCGACTGGCTGGTGCGCAAGCCTGGAGCGTTCGAAAACTACCGCTATCGGGACGAACTGTTTCCCACAAGCCGGTTCCGCATGGCATGGGATGCGTTGCGGGAGGTGGCACA is a window from the uncultured Paludibaculum sp. genome containing:
- the istA gene encoding IS21 family transposase, coding for MSKTEKTQEVAAAKAGMDVKTARKYLADLRPPSEQTPDRTWRTRPDPFERVWEEVRQQLDANPGLEAKTLFEALQRQYPGEFADGQLRTLQRHIKRWRATEGPGREVFFAQRHVPGRLGQSDFTYMNELGITIGRQSFPHMLYHFVLTYSNWEDVTLCYSESFESLSEGLQNALWALGAVPLEHRTDRLSTAVNNMSNDKEFTTRYEALLRHYRLEGQKIQAGKANENGDVEQRHHRLKRAVEQALLLRGSHDFASVEEYKEFLRLLLVRLNAGRRERLAAEMQYLRALPERRVGSAKRVKVRVDSGSIIYVDRNAYSVNSRLIGEQVEARLNAESVEVWYGGNKVEEMPRLRGRGKHRVDYRHIIDWLVRKPGAFENYRYRDELFPTSRFRMAWDALREVAQPRANKLYLEILQMAAQEGEARVDEALRYLLEAGEIGEGKLNAAAVRAVLSEQAGVRPATHIAVDDVVLASFDELLDGGAGMGVKQ